One part of the Plasmodium berghei ANKA genome assembly, chromosome: 2 genome encodes these proteins:
- a CDS encoding eukaryotic translation initiation factor 2-alpha kinase 2, translating to MLNMVDQKKGINNGSSTGVINNINGKIKNEFIFMYLIAAGGFSCVYKIKKKKSNKFYALKKIKFSANESNYEKKVLLNLREIECLRKLKNHPNIVSMNDFWLEVVQTLSKSKRERRGRRKEQQREQMGDKRREKRQQQRREKRKEQNTNTKKRVLITLSDHKKKKLKHLSCPENALNISNITNNERNVLKKDNWKNLILLKNFKKEKHNYNFNHQIELNKYNIMCLWKILNQMCVCKNEKKNIESLLPEQLIKNFKNFLFEKYILAIYDDCSYLNNKNNKTFIFFNNNLGNILHYLWWSYLGKNGKEKKNDIFKLLKYVSDNIIKDNTNLYNIILEFRHSLIELSRFPSNELGNVILNMRIPPNGSCELSEYISNMAKINKLEIYRNKNTLEKFIFKINCNNFDVYKMWINFKNDIIYEGKDVYKEHRKINLKRKIIKKKDIWIKGKKEKHLKNTIGNKCIKKINIYYEKPIHVFVYKSLTYKRQKHHKLWRKHYNNKKNWKYCLNKHENSKKYILFSKICRLMKTQMNKFKREEKFEKKKKIAITNIKVNYNDFEQDISSFNIQIYNKKNKNQLINRIKEQYEQLSISLNPYKLTYENENILRYNEHNYLFGLKNDNEKENIYNAIYFLNFYIWIRREINEYAIISKKRQICQNSRNYQSKKKFYIKRHNQKTYFFENIIFYHYIIMLFLDIEKYKNKFVSLFQYNLYRKLLKISKRIVLMLHRIETNVICIFLLKHFEDYFIRKGIHIVQDKSDRSNKGDEIGIHKMVKIWKSMIAISLIFGKKMYKKKKNIFNFFIELFLNNIQINIFKKFEILYLIIYFYNYFEKSKQFDIEGIGDIIYVWLSLINLFYDDKGKCIKILSKIFAKLNKKLYYVYWGKLYIIMNWTTIVDTIFIRNVLSINREGNYYWVIIVLKMINYFVNVAYTLTRMDIFFIKVMIKFYTRIGSAAATNSVSKNSYNEIFNNIFTLNFMNYIIYNSYFENEKKNYDIYTKYAILFIYCFIIQAYYFDTLFNIRSLESNEIANNLFPGYNYSYKNILLFYERLGRVIKNSNNTKICKYMWRKFINMWSNSIVIKENIISCLTTSRHIYFNILMNFMKIYCLDNILHIKKKKKKMNTPIVLTSKNDLKKWKDCELTKNPKSVKKGILIKKKNRNNNKKYKKKLKETHFIYNIKKVLFKKLVNINIETILYEQNGQCYILVFGSVIKKKNGQIKVKDTKIVRDINIIRDYRIYFYNYLEYFYKNNAHISDNINLIYARKWPYNNKNAVKQFCPYFDKIKDGNRKDIVSLYGNKILVKQNFSKIGNKIKNKKNNLCKKKMRTQKSIYNSNYWREKKENKLLNGNVNIIKKYKSEKIKKKELENFFDNIVYSSENDDFKIIFENATNSNACSTVDLASPNELNTKRNNINKKLKFFKHKKNSKKQKNYKNHKSHKKIFFKSVNNANRFFVTNVEPNPIMSNNHQIADSNDIYNNFSIQKKYEYNHKNCGNIYNTKDCDENDSSYICFLINEHEGQVLSHRHKELYKNMLGMERGNILYRDNACKLKDDFSCLHDQCDNSMIKACGTNELIKESTKIKRENMDKINKMNEVNQHISLETLKYKCSFKKIDKNLIQNKKKIIIRKICQINKTFYFKYNKINDKKRIYFDSVLCKSERHKTYKKRNENIKVILLKTLKGESNEYVLTTYLTEIYSDNINDPFENSRKKINSNEIFYQKTFDMYCIEDEGEVYEEQKRVNKNNKKKKYINEMIKMDTIRTDFEDNFTNSYNKKCNILKMASNINNKNNSGKKERDIKRQFLITNKKKHENNIKIFYNLFKLEESNVNSNPQTNPYYETVIHDNEDNIFYCLYKYIQQQVYRYCNCDIDEYTSNCIDKNVNKWEWYGFIKENENYDKIKTEINSNSFYNCREKHNICNSYNSVYQLEFRKLGNASKEKNFEEKKKIIKIEFRKSFNNFKLPSLLCILKWDNFFKPHFIIRCDNFLHTYNIYFDFFILLMNLFHKGEGSNLYRFNSNKSIIYNPYLSHQIYMVTKYFISNVHKINNKLPIHLENDILEIYSYNRFLTIPNKCSFKNCGNDNNNYDQRSKKHYFTKCGILNTEKVKPSKKRRIGWDGQRQRKRKDIINTLNEENQNMFCKNKEKKEENYKKIDTNISQFSEKNPVSNIDNEKNKQNFIKNKKYKFNLYIRMEYCKDTIENYINRRTRINIKRNIEIINMIIMGLNYIHNNNIMHRDLKPSNIFISNNDIVKIGDFGLASYDYLDDHKINTTKEEEIQKDLIINKNCDKIFFCNKKKLFSNYNSVFPLENGQISDVHNTKGDYNESSISKSKKFAIQNKNRNLRSCKRIFQWWSTIGELNILSKNRRRLTKFKSGSNTIHIRKSTLDENIIVRHANKCHNLSFSQNREHIDRNRMKKCNIIKNHIIKSNKSEKMNISMNVFLRCTKTRRYFTDEDKSVETRKKCSKTSEEENGNICDTKKKKNDIGEKMDKNKIAAQKKKKKKENKHPIGRRSTNSSISSAIVVKRNAYCRLEIEKYFLSKSFQNCRSNKKKKYINIKTIKNKFCSASNKNFGAKWMRIYRKGLHHDDIQEKSADQTTEQMGGCNKTVASDFSSNLKNKKESINHTLGIGTKLYSAPEQLEGNKYTKSVDIFSLGLIIIDLFIKTETNMERTQILCNARERILPDLLIKKHPNVASLCKKMLSLDYKSRPTSAQLYNKIISAGDIFLPDKCP from the coding sequence ATGCTGAATATGGTGGATCAGAAAAAAGGCATTAATAATGGAAGTTCCACTGGAGtgattaataatataaatggaaaaataaaaaatgaatttatatttatgtatttaaTAGCTGCAGGTGGCTTTTCATgtgtttataaaattaaaaaaaaaaaaagcaataaattttatgcattaaaaaaaataaaattttcagcCAATGAATctaattatgaaaaaaaggtattattaaatttaagaGAAATAGAATGCTtaagaaaattaaaaaaccACCCCAATATTGTCAGTATGAATGATTTTTGGTTAGAAGTTGTTCAAACCTTATCAAAATCGAAAAGGGAAAGGCGAGGAAGAAGAAAAGAACAACAAAGAGAACAAATGGGAGACAAACGACGTGAAAAAAGACAACAACAACGAAGAGAAAAAAGGAAAGAACAAAATACAAATACGAAAAAGAGAGTACTTATTACCTTATCtgatcataaaaaaaaaaaattaaaacatttaaGTTGTCCAGAAAACgctttaaatatttcaaacaTAACCAATAATGAAAGAAAcgtattaaaaaaagataattggaaaaatttaatattgctaaaaaattttaaaaaggaaaaacacaactataattttaatcATCAAATTGaactaaataaatataatataatgtgTTTGTGGAAAATTTTGAATCAAATGTGTGTGTgcaaaaatgaaaaaaaaaatattgaaagtTTATTGCCTGaacaattaataaaaaattttaaaaactttctatttgaaaaatatattttggcTATATATGATGACTGttcatatttaaataacaaaaacaataaaacattcattttttttaataataatttaggAAATATTCTACATTATTTATGGTGGAGTTATTTGGGgaaaaatggaaaagaaaagaaaaacgATATATTTAAGCTACTTAAATATGTTAgtgataatattataaaggATAATACTAATTTGtacaatataatattagaaTTTAGACACAGTTTAATCGAACTATCGCGATTTCCATCAAACGAATTAGGAAATGTAATACTTAATATGCGTATTCCTCCTAATGGAAGTTGTGAATTATCAGAGTATATATCGAATATGgccaaaataaataaactggaaatatataggaataaaaatactttggaaaagtttatatttaaaataaattgtaaTAACTTTGATGTCTATAAAATGTGGATTAATTTTAAGaatgatattatatatgaggGGAAAGACGTATATAAAGAAcatagaaaaattaatttaaaacgaaaaataataaaaaagaaggatatatggataaaaggaaaaaaagaaaaacatttgaaaaataccataggaaataaatgtattaaaaaaataaacatatattatgaaaaaccTATACAtgtatttgtttataaaagTTTAACATATAAAAGGCAAAAACATCACAAGTTATGGAGAAAGCattataacaataaaaaaaattggaaaTATTGCCTAAACAAACATGAAaactcaaaaaaatatatcttatTCAGCAAAATTTGTAGGCTCATGAAAACACAAATGAACAAGTTTAAACGAGAAGagaaatttgaaaaaaaaaaaaaaatagccaTAACGAATATCAAAGTTAATTACAATGATTTTGAGCAAgatatttcttcatttaacattcaaatatataataaaaaaaacaaaaatcaATTAATAAATCGAATAAAAGAACAATACGAGCAATTGTCCATTTCCCTCAATCCATATAAATTAActtatgaaaatgaaaatatattacgATATAATGAACATAACTATCTATTCGGACtgaaaaatgataatgaaaaagagaatatttataatgccatttattttctcaatttttatatttggaTTAGGAgagaaataaatgaatatgcCATAATTAGTAAGAAAAGACAAATTTGTCAAAATAGCCGAAATTAtcaaagtaaaaaaaaattctacATTAAGAGACATAAccaaaaaacatatttttttgaaaacataattttttatcattatattattatgcttTTTTTAGATATAGAAAAGTATAAGAATAAGTTTGTTAGTCTTTTTCAATATAACCtttatagaaaattattaaaaatttctAAGAGAATAGTTTTGATGTTGCATAGAATAGAGACAAATGtgatttgtatatttttattgaagCATTTTGAAGATTATTTTATTCGCAAAGGAATTCATATTGTTCAGGATAAATCAGACAGAAGTAATAAAGGTGATGAAATAGGTATCCATAAAATGGTCAAAATATGGAAGAGTATGATTGCAATTTCTCTAatttttggaaaaaaaatgtataaaaagaaaaaaaatatatttaattttttcatagagttatttttaaataatattcaaataaatatatttaagaaatttgaaattttatatctaattatttatttttataattattttgaaaaatccAAGCAATTTGATATAGAAGGAATTGGcgatataatatatgtgtgGTTGTCtcttataaatttattttacgATGATAAAGGTAAATGCATAAAAATCCTTTCGAAAATTTTTGccaaattaaataaaaaattatattatgtttattGGGGGAAATTGTACATAATAATGAACTGGACAACTATTGTTGatacaatatttataagaAATGTCTTAAGCATAAATAGAGAAGGAAATTATTATTGggttattattgttttaaagatgattaattattttgtcAATGTTGCTTATACGTTGACAAGAATGgacatatttttcattaaagttatgataaaattttataccCGTATTGGTAGTGCTGCTGCAACGAATAGTGtatcaaaaaatagttACAATGagatttttaataatatattcacgctaaattttatgaactacattatatataattcatattttgaaaatgaaaaaaaaaattatgatatatatacaaaatatgcgatattgtttatatattgttttattattcaagcatattattttgatacTCTTTTTAATATCAGGTCTTTAGAAAGTAATGAAATTGCGAATAATTTATTCCCAGGTTataattattcatataaaaacatattattattttacgAAAGATTAGGAAgggttataaaaaatagtaataatactaagatatgtaaatatatgtggagaaaatttattaacatgTGGAGTAACAGCATTGTAAtcaaagaaaatataataagttGTTTAACGACTTCAagacatatatattttaatattttgatgaactttatgaaaatatattgtctCGATAATATTCTtcacattaaaaaaaaaaaaaaaaaaatgaataccCCTATAGTTTTAACTAgtaaaaatgatttaaaaaaatggaaagaCTGTGAATTGACAAAAAATCCCAAAAGTGtaaaaaaaggaattttaataaaaaaaaaaaatcgaaataataataaaaaatataaaaaaaagttaaaagaaacacattttatttataatattaaaaaagttttgttcaaaaaattagtgaatattaatattgaaacaattttatatgagCAAAATGGGCAGtgttatatattagtatttGGCAGtgtaataaagaaaaaaaatggacaAATCAAAGTAAAGGATACAAAAATTGTGCGagatattaatataataagagattatagaatatatttttataattacttggaatatttttataaaaataatgcacATATTAGCGACAACataaatttgatatatGCTCGAAAGTGgccatataataataaaaatgcagTAAAACAATTTTGCCCTTActttgataaaataaaagacgGGAACAGAAAAGATATTGTTTCATTATATGGAAACAAAATACTTGTTAAACAAAACTTTTCGAAAattggaaataaaattaagaataaaaagaataatttgtgtaaaaaaaaaatgagaacacaaaaaagtatatataattcaaacTATTGGAGAGAGAAAAAAGAgaacaaattattaaatggaaatgtaaatattataaaaaaatataaaagtgaaaaaataaagaaaaaagaacttgaaaatttttttgacaATATTGTATATTCAAGCGAAAATGACGactttaaaattatttttgaaaatgcTACTAATAGTAATGCGTGTAGTACCGTCGATTTAGCTAGCCCAAATGAACTAAATACAAAGAggaataatataaacaaaaaactcaaatttttcaaacataaaaaaaactcaaaaaaacaaaagaatTACAAAAACCACAAAAgtcacaaaaaaatattttttaaaagtgtGAATAATGCAAACCGTTTTTTTGTAACCAACGTTGAACCGAATCCTATTATGTCTAACAACCATCAAATAGCCGATTctaatgatatatataataatttttctattcaaaaaaaatatgaatataaccataaaaattgtggcaatatatataatacaaaagaTTGTGATGAAAACGATTCAtcttatatttgttttctaATTAATGAACATGAGGGACAAGTTTTATCCCATAGACATAAAGAGTTATATAAGAATATGCTTGGTATGGAAAGGGggaatatattatatcgAGACAACGCTTGTAAGCTGAAAGATGATTTTTCTTGTTTACATGATCAATGCGATAATAGTATGATAAAAGCATGTGGAACAAATGAATTGATTAAGGAGAGtactaaaataaaaagggaaaatatggataaaattaacaaaatgaaCGAGGTTAACCAACATATATCTTTAGAAACCctgaaatataaatgtagttttaaaaaaattgataaaaatttgatacaaaataagaaaaaaataataatccGAAAAATATgtcaaattaataaaactttttattttaaatataataaaataaatgacaAGAAAAggatatattttgatagTGTATTGTGTAAAAGTGAGAGacataaaacatataaaaaaaggaacGAAAATATAAAGGTAATCCTACTTAAAACATTGAAAGGAGAAAGTAATGAATATGTACTAACCACCTATTTGACCGAAATATATAgtgataatattaatgatcCGTTTGAAAATAgtaggaaaaaaataaattcgaatgaaatattttatcaaaaaacaTTTGATATGTATTGTATTGAGGATGAAGGGGAAGTTTATGAGGAGCAAAAGAGAGTGaacaaaaacaataaaaaaaaaaaatatataaatgagatgataaaaatggacACAATTCGAACAGATTTTGAAGataattttacaaattcatataacaaaaaatgtaacattttaaaaatggcaagtaatattaacaataaaaataatagtggaaaaaaagaaagagaTATTAAAAgacaatttttaataactaataaaaaaaaacatgaaaataatattaaaattttttataatttatttaaattggAGGAAAGCAATGTAAATTCAAATCCCCAAACCAATCCTTATTATGAAACAGTTATTCATGATAATGaagataatatattttattgtctatataaatatatacaacaaCAAGTGTATAGGTATTGCAATTGTGATATTGATGAATATACTTCAAATTGTATTGACAAAAATGTTAACAAGTGGGAATGGTATGgatttataaaagaaaatgaaaactacgacaaaataaaaacagaaataaatagtaaCTCGTTTTACAATTGCAGAGAAAAACATAACATATGCAATAGCTACAATTCAGTTTATCAATTGGAATTTAGAAAACTAGGAAATGCTTCtaaggaaaaaaattttgaagaaaaaaaaaaaattataaaaatcgAATTTAGGAAAAGTTTCAACAATTTTAAGCTACCATCattattatgtattttaaaatgggacaatttttttaaaccacattttatcataagatgtgataattttttacatacttataatatatattttgatttttttattttacttatgaatttatttcataaagGAGAAGGAAGCAATCTGTATCGATTTAACAGTAATAAgtctattatatataatcctTATTTATCTcatcaaatttatatggttacaaaatattttatttcgaatgtgcataaaataaataacaaattaCCCATTCATTTGGAAAATGATATACtggaaatatattcatataatagaTTCTTAACTATACCAAATAAATGcagttttaaaaattgtggaaatgataataataattatgatcAGCGGTCTAAAAAGCATTATTTCACAAAATGCGGTATTTTAAATACAGAGAAAGTAAAACCGTCAAAAAAACGGCGTATTGGTTGGGATGGGCAAAGACAAAGAAAACGaaaagatataataaatacattgaatgaagaaaatcaaaatatgttttgtaaaaacaaggaaaaaaaggaggagaattataaaaaaattgatacAAACATATCCCAATTTAGTGAAAAGAATCCAGTATCAAACAtagataatgaaaaaaataaacaaaattttataaaaaataaaaaatataaatttaatttatatatacgaATGGAATATTGCAAAGATACAATAGAAAATTACATCAATAGAAGAACTcgtattaatattaaaagaaacattgaaatcataaatatgataattatgggcttaaattatatacataataataacattatGCATAGAGATTTAAAAccttcaaatatatttatatcaaacAATGATATTGTTAAAATAGGTGATTTTGGTTTAGCTTCATATGATTATTTGGATGAccacaaaataaatacaacaAAAGAAGAGGAGATACAAAAGGATctgataataaataaaaactgtgacaaaatttttttttgcaacaaaaaaaaactgtTTTCAAACTATAATTCAGTATTCCCATTGGAAAATGGGCAAATAAGTGACGTGCATAATACTAAAGGCGATTATAATGAAAGTAGTATATCGAAATCGAAGAAATTTGCcattcaaaataaaaatagaaacCTTCGGAGTTGCAAAAGAATATTTCAATGGTGGAGCACAATAGGTGAATTAAATATACTTAGTAAAAATAGGAGAAGATTAACCAAATTTAAAAGTGGTAGTAACACCATTCATATAAGAAAATCCACTTTAGATGAAAACATAATAGTTAGGCATGCAAATAAATGCCATAATTTATCCTTTTCGCAAAATAGGGAACATATTGATAGGAATcgaatgaaaaaatgtaacattataaaaaatcatataataaaatcgAATAAATccgaaaaaatgaatatttcCATGAATGTTTTTTTGAGATGCACAAAAACAAGACGCTATTTCACTGATGAAGATAAATCGGTAGAAAcgagaaaaaaatgtagtAAAACAAGTGAGGAAGAAAATGGTAATATTTGtgacacaaaaaaaaaaaaaaatgatatcggggaaaaaatggataaaaacaaaatagctgcccaaaaaaaaaaaaagaaaaaagaaaataaacacCCTATAGGAAGACGTAGTACAAATAGTTCTATAAGTAGTGCAATAGTTGTTAAACGGAATGCTTATTGTCGATTagaaattgaaaaatatttcttgtCTAAATCTTTTCAAAATTGTCgtagtaataaaaaaaaaaaatatataaatataaaaacaatcaaaaataaattttgcTCGGCTTCCAATAAAAACTTTGGCGCAAAGTGGATGcgtatatatagaaaaggACTACACCATGACGATATACAAGAAAAATCAGCTGATCAAACAACGGAGCAAATGGGGGGGTGCAATAAAACGGTAGCTAGCGATTTTTCAagcaatttaaaaaataaaaaagaatcAATTAATCATACACTAGGAATAGGGACAAAACTTTATTCAGCACCTGAACAATTAgaaggaaataaatataccaAATCGGTAGATATTTTCTCTTTAggtttaattataattgatttatttattaaaacgGAAACAAATATGGAAAGAACACAAATATTATGTAATGCCAGGGAAAGAATTTTACCTGacttgttaataaaaaaacatccAAATGTAGCTAgtttatgtaaaaaaatgttatcgCTAGATTACAAATCTAGACCAACTTCGGCACAATTATacaacaaaataatatcgGCTGGTGACATATTTTTACCGGATAAATGTCCCTAG
- a CDS encoding dolichyl-diphosphooligosaccharide--protein glycosyltransferase subunit OST3/OST6, putative, producing MKITYSKLYFFFLYFVIVFFKSVTYCLNDVSKFEKLKKLINKKIKLHINEEYEKDKTQNEISFHYIHELSLSDYIDYVLNKDEEYDCVLFLIDVEMKNNISMFDRKTYVLLELFNTVAKKIILENIFLYNEKNYKKGSTNIYMKNNLLKPIFFFYVNFNKSNLNPLKHIHMIQNYPEFVYMNEHTLYNHKYYSLIYSIYMLENFIKKEEKKQDGLNDDEIQIELNIESITNYFLKFIYMHNINRYSVNLNRTREESVTKDGIFLNIKMYLSFIIGIIFMLLYLFILIVNKYNIIIFICSYILYFICLSGLFHCLIYQSEFYNTDITLDSILNTYIYRSTNSQYIYEGLFVSFLIFIISFSLFILNGHLNNKYMNKTLNFFFFFFLIFIICISLNIIHKINTYKVYFSTYVFFPPIKFFKK from the coding sequence atgaaaataacGTACtcaaaattgtattttttttttttgtactTTGTGATTGTATTTTTCAAGTCAGTAACATATTGTTTAAATGATGTTAGtaaatttgaaaaactAAAGAAgttaattaataaaaaaataaaacttcatataaatgaagaatatgaaaaagataaaacacaaaatgaaatatcATTCCATTATATACATGAATTAAGTTTAAGCGATTATATAGattatgttttaaataaagatgAAGAATACGATtgtgtattatttttaattgatgttgaaatgaaaaataatatttctatGTTTGATAGAAAAacatatgtattattagAACTATTTAACACTgttgcaaaaaaaattattttagaaaatatttttttatacaacgaaaaaaattataaaaaaggaagcacaaatatatatatgaaaaataatttgttaaaacctatattttttttttatgtaaattttaataaatcaaatTTAAATCCATTAAAACATATACACATGATACAAAACTATCCagaatttgtatatatgaatGAACATACATTATACAACCACAAATATTATTCGCTTAtttatagtatatatatgttggaaaattttataaaaaaagaagaaaaaaaacaagatGGTTTAAATGATGATGAAATACAAATAGAATTAAACATAGAAAGTattacaaattattttttaaaattcaTATACATGCACAATATTAATAGATATAGTGTTAATTTAAATAGAACCCGAGAAGAATCTGTAACTAAAGatggtatttttttaaacattaaaatgtatttatcatttattataggaattatatttatgttattatatttattcattttaattgtaaataaatataatataataatatttatttgttcatatattttatattttatatgtttaagTGGATTATTTCACtgtttaatatatcaatcAGAGTTTTATAACACTGATATAACTTTAGATTCTATATtgaatacatatatttatagatCAACAAATTCtcagtatatatatgaaggtttgtttgtttcttttcttatatttataataagtttttctttatttattttgaatggtcatttgaataataaatatatgaataaaacattaaatttttttttttttttttttcttatttttatcatttgtATATCGcttaatataatacataaaattaatacataCAAGGTATATTTTTCTACTTATGTCTTTTTTCCCccaattaaatttttcaagAAATAA